In the genome of Oncorhynchus clarkii lewisi isolate Uvic-CL-2024 chromosome 22, UVic_Ocla_1.0, whole genome shotgun sequence, one region contains:
- the LOC139381026 gene encoding trace amine-associated receptor 6-like produces the protein MEKHEDVQYCFQDGNSSCRKALLSTSIYITLYIFFSLISAVTVFLNVLVIISISHFKQLHTTTNLLILSLAASDLLVGLIVIPVMTVAIMESCWGFGEYFCVFHGYIASLCTSLSLGNLVLISIDRYVAVCDPLLYHSKITTTRITCCISITWCCCIIYRAANIQFFVRIQVPSRCLKECNTVEGSSWVNFTDIVITMVVPCSVIITLYMKIFVVARSQARKVFSKEAASVSGVKTVEANKSERKAAKTLAIVVFNYLICWIPSLFIFVFSSILSANYISYFIHFMGLVNSLINPIIYAILYPWFKVTAKLILSLNLRRS, from the coding sequence ATGGAGAAACATGAAGATGTTCAATACTGTTTTCAAGACGGAAACTCTTCTTGCAGAAAGGCTTTGCTATCGACATCTATCTATATAACACTGTACATCTTCTTCTCATTGATTTCAGCAGTTACAGTATTTTTGAATGTACTGGTGatcatctccatctctcacttcAAGCAGCTCCACACTACAACCAACctgctcatcctctctctggCTGCGTCAGATCTCCTGGTGGGATTGATTGTGATACCAGTAATGACTGTAGCAATAATGGAATCATGCTGGGGTTTTGGggaatatttctgtgtgtttcatgGCTACATTGCTTCTTTATGTACATCTTTATCTCTGGGCAATTTGGTCTTGATATCTATTGACCGCTATGTTGCTGTGTGTGATCCCTTATTGTACCACtctaaaataacaacaacaagaatCACGTGTTGTATATCCATCACCTGGTGTTGTTGTATCATATACCGTGCTGCTAATATACAGTTTTTTGTAAGAATACAGGTACCAAGTAGGTGTTTGAAAGAATGTAATACTGTTGAAGGGTCATCCTGGGTTAATTTCACTGACATTGTAATTACAATGGTTGTCCCGTGCTCGGTTATTATTACACTTTATATGAAAATCTTTGTGGTGGCCAGATCACAGGCCAGAAAGGTATTTTCAAAAGAGGCTGCCAGCGTGTCTGGTGTTAAAACTGTAGAGGCAAATAAGTCTGAGAGAAAAGCAGCAAAAACTCTAGCTATTGTTGTTTTCAACTATCTAATTTGTTGGATTCCATCTCTATTTATTTTCGTATTTTCTTCTATTTTAAGTGCTAATTATATTtcatatttcatccattttatgGGACTTGTTAATTCCTTAATTAATCCAATAATTTATGCTATCCTTTATCCATGGTTCAAAGTGACAGCAAAACTTATTTTATCTCTGAATTTAAGGCGTTCATAG
- the LOC139380142 gene encoding trace amine-associated receptor 13c-like produces MEKHEDVQYCFQDRNSSCRKASLSTYIYITLYIFFLLISAVTVFLNLLVIISISHFKQLHTPTNLLILSLAVSDLLVGLIVIPVMTVAIMEPCWSFGEYLCVFQIYIGCLCSSLSLGNLVLISIDRYVAVCDPLLYHSKITITRIMCCISITWCCCIIYRAANINYFVNVQVPSWCLKECTTVEGSIWVNFTDLVITMVVPCSVIITLYVKIFVVARSQARKVFSKEAVSVSGVKPVQASKSETKAAKTLAIVVFNYFICWIPSLFVFFFFSFLSDYLLAYFIHFLGLVNSLINPIIYAFLYPWFKVTAKLILTLKIRRA; encoded by the coding sequence ATGGAGAAACATGAAGATGTTCAATACTGTTTTCAGGACAGAAACTCTTCTTGCAGAAAGGCTTCGCTATCGACATATATCTACATAACACTGTacatcttcttcttattgatttCAGCAGTTACAGTATTTTTGAACCTACTGGTGatcatctccatctctcacttcAAGCAGCTCCACACTCCAACCAACctgctcatcctctctctggctgtgtcagATCTCCTGGTGGGACTGATTGTGATACCAGTAATGACTGTAGCAATAATGGAACCATGCTGGAGTTTTGGGGAATATTTATGTGTGTTTCAGATCTACATTGGTTGCTTATGTTCTTCTTTATCTCTGGGCAATTTGGTCTTGATATCTATTGACCGCTATGTTGCTGTGTGTGATCCCTTATTGTACCActctaaaataacaataacaagaatCATGTGTTGTATATCCATCACCTGGTGTTGTTGTATCATATACCGTGCTGCTAATATTAATTACTTTGTAAATGTACAGGTACCAAGTTGGTGTTTGAAAGAATGTACTACTGTTGAAGGGTCAATCTGGGTTAATTTCACTGATCTTGTTATTACAATGGTTGTCCCGTGCTCTGTTATTATAACACTTTATGTGAAAATCTTTGTGGTGGCCAGATCACAGGCCAGAAAGGTATTTTCAAAAgaggctgtcagtgtgtctgGTGTTAAACCTGTACAGGCAAGTAAGTCTGAGACAAAAGCAGCAAAAACTCTTGCTATTGTTGTTTTCAACTATTTCATTTGTTGGATTCCATCtctatttgttttcttttttttttcttttttaagtGATTATTTATTAGCATATTTCATCCATTTTCTGGGACTTGTTAATTCCTTAATTAATCCAATAATTTATGCTTTCCTTTATCCATGGTTTAAAGTGACAGCTAAACTTATTTTAACTTTAAAGATAAGACGTGCATAG